In Desulfobacter hydrogenophilus, the genomic stretch GGGCCGAATTCCGGGATAAGCTGGTGTTTAAAACAAACAATTGATGCATATAAATCTTTATGCAAATTGATGCCTCACAGAAAAAATGAAAATAAGTCTCTAACTATAATTAATAATTCGGCAGCACATATACCAACTGTCAATGATTCTTCGGTGGATTTAATATGCATGGATCCACCATATTATAATAATGTGCAATATGCTGAATTGTCTGATTTCTTTTATGTCTGGATGAAAAGGACACTAAAAGACATCTACCCTGAATATTTCAAAAAAAGACTAACCAATAAAATAGATGAAGCTGTTGCAAACCCATCGAGAGATGGGGGAAATAAAGAAGCCAAAAATAATTATGAAAAAATGATGGGAGAAATTTTTTGTGAATGTCGAAGGGTCTTAAAACAAAATGGTCTACTAACAATTATGTTCACTCATAAAACCCAAGAAGCTTGGGAAACTTTCACAAGTTCACTAATTAAAAACAAATTAATCATTACTTCTTGTGCACCTATATCATCAGAATCACACAATTCAATGAACATAAAAAACCAAGCGGCGGCTTCAAGCGCTGTTTTTCTTAGCTGCAGAAGAAGAGTAAATGAAAGTTCAGACCCATCAAGCTGGAAAGGGTTTGGTGGTACAGGAGTTCAACAAGACATCATCAAAGCAGTGAAGAAAGGATTGATCGACTTTAAAAAGCTATCTCTCAACCCTGTTGATGAAATGGTTGCCTGCTACGGCAAAGCCCTAAGCGTTTTGTCCGAGCAGTGGCCGGTTCTTGACGGCGACGAGCCCGTCGGTCCCATCCGGGCCATGAATGAGGCCAGCCGGGTGGTGGCGGAAACCCAGATTTCCCGGATCACTGACGGCAAGCTTTCCATCAACGACATGGAACCGGAGGCTGCCATGGCCTTGACCCTTTACGGCATCTACGGCCTTGGCGATCTGCCCTATGATGAAGCGTTGAACTTGTCCCGGTCACTGAATATCAAATTGGAAGCCAAGACAGGGGGGTATACCGTTGACGACCGCTTCATCGGCATCAACACCCAGTCAAACACCCGGCGAAGCAACCAGGCCGCCAAAGCCGAAGACCTCGGGTTTCATGCGCCGTTGCTCCGGAAAGGCTCTAAGCTGAGACTGGCACTTCCTGAAGAACGGAACCCAAAACGCCTTGAACATCCACAGACCGAATGGGACCTGCTTCACGGGCTGATTATCCAATATCGCGAAGGGGATATTCCCCTTGCCAGGGCTTATATGGCCCGACATGCAGAAGGCAAAGAAGAGATATTGATGCACCTTTTATCCGTGTGGACCGCAGAAACCGGTGATGAAGATCTTCGCAAAGAAGGCAATACCATTCTGTTCGGATTAAAATAATGGTATCTGCTCCGAACCCCTTCAATTTTAAAGACAGGGAATGGCGGATTTCCTATAAAACATCCTCCGCCATTCCTGGCCAAGGTGCCGTCAGTATTCTCCATGATTTTTATATACCGGTGTTGACATCCAGCGTGGATTACAAACGGGTGGCCGGGTATTTCAGTTCCTCCTCCCTGGCAGTGGCATCCCAGGGATTTTCCGCCCTGGTAAACTCGGGCGGAAAAATCCGCCTGGTTGTGGGATCGGACCTGAAAGAAAATGATGTGGAAGCCATCCTAAAGGGAGATACCCTGCGCATGGCTGAGGTCCTCAACAGCGAACTGGAGCAGCAGGAAAGCTGGCCCAAAGCTGTCACCCGGGGAGTGGAGCTTCTATCATGGATGGTTGCCAAGGGATATCTTGACATCCGGGTGGCATTCCGGGTTCATAAAGATACGGGCAAGGCGCTACCCTTTTCATCTTCCGAAGACGGGTATGTCCATGAAAAATGGGCGGTATTCACCGATCAAGAGGGAGATCGCATCTATATTTCCGGCTCATTGAACGAATCCAAAACCGCATTGTTGTCAAATGCGGAAAACATTGACATTCACACAGATTGGTGGGGTAAAACAGACAAGCTCAGGGTGGATGAGGCCCAGGCGGATTTTGAAAATATATGGAATGACAAGTCCGCGTATCTGCGTGTTATGACCCTGCCCCAGGCCGTCAAAGACAAGATGATTACCATCGCGGCATCGGCTGGCACTCTGGCTGAAATAGACGGCACCCAGGTGGATATGCCCGAGTCCATGGACCTGAGGGCGGCGGTGCCCCGTCCAACGGCCTTGGAACTGCTTCGCTTCAGGCTCATCAAAGACGGCCCAAAGCTTCCCCGGGGGCGGTATGTGGGGATGGAAACAGCGCCGGTGAAGGCCTGGCCGCATCAGGATGTGGTTGCCCGGCGTATCATAGAGACCTGGCCATACAGCTACCTGCTCTGTGATGAGGTCGGGCTGGGAAAAACCATTGAAGCGGGCCTTGTGTTCAGATCCCTTTACCTGTCAGGTATTGCCAAACGGATTCTGATCACCCCGCCGGCCAGTTTGACCCGGCAGTGGCAGCGGGAAATGGCGTCCAAGTTTCTTTTGCCTTTTTCCAGATCTTTGTCAGGGCCTTATGCCCGGCAGGAAATCATTTACCCCACGGAAAAAATCAGCCCATTAAAAGGCCTGCTTGATCCGGATCTGTCCATTGTCTCAACCGGATTGATTTCACGGGCAGAACGACAGCAGGAAATCAAGACGGCCAAGCCTTTTGATATCACCTTTGTGGATGAAGCCCATTACGCCAGAAGGAAAAACTCCAGAAACGGCCACCGGGTTCAGGCCAGATTCGGCAATCTGTACGAAACCATCAGGACCCATTTAAGGCAGAAATCAAAATCATTGATGCTGGCGACAGCAACCCCCATGCAGATTGACTGGATAGAGGTCTTTGATCTCATTCATCTCACCCTCAGGGTGGGACAGTTCCAGGAAGATCCATCACTGACCTGGACCTATTATGACATGCTCGGGGCCATCGTCAGGGGAGAAAAAACCTCCAACGACCTGTGGGATTTCTTAAAGCATGCCATTGTGGCACTGGATCACCATGATCCCTTTTATAAAGGATACCTTGATAATGCCGTTATTGATGGCCGGATAAAAAGTACGGCCCGCCAATGGCTGCAGCGAAACCGTATTCCCAGGGGACTGGATAGAAAACGGATACAGCGACTCATTTTCTCCGCGGCCCCCCTGTCCAGGGTCATGCTCCGCCACACCCGTCCCCTGCTGGAAATTTATCGGGAAAAGGGACAGCTGGGGGCCAACCTGGCCAAACGGCACATCCTGCCCGTACCTAAAATCGTACTCAATGATCTTGAAAAAACAGCCTATGATGAGCTTGAAGTGTATTGCCGGGAACTGGTCAACAGGCTTGCCTCGAATAAGCAGGGAAATAAGCCGCCGCCCAGCCTGGGCTTTTTATTAAGCTTTCTGCGACTAAGGCTGGCCTCAAGTCTGTTTGCAATTAAGGAGACACTAAAGCGCAGGAAAAAAAAGGTCAAAGCCACCCTGAACCATATGACCCCACAGCCGGTGGGCCAGAATATACTGGGTGATATTGAGTCCTGTATTGACAGCAATGATGAATCTGACAAAAATATTGAAGAACTGTTTTTAAAAGACAGAACGCCGGCTGACTTGAAATGGGAATTGTCAAAACTAACCGAAATGCTGGGCACCCTGCGTGACCTGTCCGCCCCGCCGTCCAAATTCCAGGAATTGCTCAATGTCCTTGATAGACGAAAATTTTCAGGGAACCGAATTCAACAATTGGTAATTTTCACTCGGTTTTACGATACCCTATCCGATATTGTCACACGGCTCAGGTCCATTGATCCCGGTATGCGCATCGGAACATACTCCGGTAAAGGGGGGCAATATGTGGATTCGGATACCAAACAGATGAATACGGTTGACCGGGAAGATATCAAACACCGGTTCATGGGTGAAGAAATTGATGTGCTGATCTGTACAGATGCCGCAGCGGAAGGCTTGAACCTTCAAACCGCAGATCTCATCATCAACTATGATCTGCCATGGAATCCCATGAAAGTGGAGCAGCGTATCGGCCGTATTGACCGGATCGGCCAGAAACATGATGACATATACGTCCTGAACTTTTGCTATGTTGATTCCGCGGAGCAGATCGTTTATGACCGTTTACTTAAACGTTTGGTCCAGGCCGGTGATATTGTCGGCACCCAGCAGGTTTCCATGCTGCCGGTCAGTGTGGAAGAATTCAATGATCTTGCAGCTGGAGATATAACGCCCCAGGAGTTGGAGGCCTCAGCAAAAGAGAGAATCAGGGAACAAAACAACCGCAGACAGAGCATGGAGATCCCGGCCCAGGAATTATATGAGATCTATCTGCGCCTCACCCAGACCCAGGAGAAAAACAGCGTACCCATCACCCTTGATAATATCTGGCAGGCATTTACAGAAGCCGATTTCCTGAAAAGCATCGGCTGCCGGATGCTTGAAGAAAACCCCGACACCATCATTGAACTTTCGGGCCTTGATGATTTACCAGAGGGGGCCTGCCTGACAACAGACCGAAAATCATTTGAGCAGGGCGGTCCGGAATTAACCGATCCACTCCATTTCGGATCATATGGAGATCCTGTCTTTGATGCCGTAATAAATACCTATCAGGCATTTGAACTGCCGCCGGCTATTCAAAGGATATCTGAAACGATCCAGGATATAGATACCGAGGTGGTGGGGTATGCTGTGGCAGTTAAAAGACAGGGCAAGGCCACCTCTGTGAAATTAGTAACCCGGTGGTCAGATTTAAAAAATATTGAGATAGATGAGAAGGCTGACTTATCACAGAGGGATCTGGCCCTTGTAAAAAAACAGCTCCATAGCCTGGTCAGAAAAGAATTTGACCCCACAAGGGCGGTGGGCCTGCTTGAGCAAGTGAATTTCAAAGCAGCAACAGCCCAAAGAATAATGAATCTAATCTGCATCAAGGGGCTTCTTCTTCCCATCGGAAGTACAGAAGATGAAAATTTCTGGACAATAACCAAGGGGCTTGAAGAGCTGGTGGCTCAGAAAGACAGGCTCATGGTCCCCAAATTACCCGTTGATATCCTGAAAAAAATACACCCCTATCTTCTGGCGGAAATCCAGGT encodes the following:
- a CDS encoding helicase-related protein codes for the protein MVSAPNPFNFKDREWRISYKTSSAIPGQGAVSILHDFYIPVLTSSVDYKRVAGYFSSSSLAVASQGFSALVNSGGKIRLVVGSDLKENDVEAILKGDTLRMAEVLNSELEQQESWPKAVTRGVELLSWMVAKGYLDIRVAFRVHKDTGKALPFSSSEDGYVHEKWAVFTDQEGDRIYISGSLNESKTALLSNAENIDIHTDWWGKTDKLRVDEAQADFENIWNDKSAYLRVMTLPQAVKDKMITIAASAGTLAEIDGTQVDMPESMDLRAAVPRPTALELLRFRLIKDGPKLPRGRYVGMETAPVKAWPHQDVVARRIIETWPYSYLLCDEVGLGKTIEAGLVFRSLYLSGIAKRILITPPASLTRQWQREMASKFLLPFSRSLSGPYARQEIIYPTEKISPLKGLLDPDLSIVSTGLISRAERQQEIKTAKPFDITFVDEAHYARRKNSRNGHRVQARFGNLYETIRTHLRQKSKSLMLATATPMQIDWIEVFDLIHLTLRVGQFQEDPSLTWTYYDMLGAIVRGEKTSNDLWDFLKHAIVALDHHDPFYKGYLDNAVIDGRIKSTARQWLQRNRIPRGLDRKRIQRLIFSAAPLSRVMLRHTRPLLEIYREKGQLGANLAKRHILPVPKIVLNDLEKTAYDELEVYCRELVNRLASNKQGNKPPPSLGFLLSFLRLRLASSLFAIKETLKRRKKKVKATLNHMTPQPVGQNILGDIESCIDSNDESDKNIEELFLKDRTPADLKWELSKLTEMLGTLRDLSAPPSKFQELLNVLDRRKFSGNRIQQLVIFTRFYDTLSDIVTRLRSIDPGMRIGTYSGKGGQYVDSDTKQMNTVDREDIKHRFMGEEIDVLICTDAAAEGLNLQTADLIINYDLPWNPMKVEQRIGRIDRIGQKHDDIYVLNFCYVDSAEQIVYDRLLKRLVQAGDIVGTQQVSMLPVSVEEFNDLAAGDITPQELEASAKERIREQNNRRQSMEIPAQELYEIYLRLTQTQEKNSVPITLDNIWQAFTEADFLKSIGCRMLEENPDTIIELSGLDDLPEGACLTTDRKSFEQGGPELTDPLHFGSYGDPVFDAVINTYQAFELPPAIQRISETIQDIDTEVVGYAVAVKRQGKATSVKLVTRWSDLKNIEIDEKADLSQRDLALVKKQLHSLVRKEFDPTRAVGLLEQVNFKAATAQRIMNLICIKGLLLPIGSTEDENFWTITKGLEELVAQKDRLMVPKLPVDILKKIHPYLLAEIQVPKTGEYTTLTLAIHFIAAALDEGYRVADAMRVKKSELTVGSVRSRIDRELNKAFKMFQSWVILHKGT